The Halobacterium sp. CBA1132 genome has a segment encoding these proteins:
- a CDS encoding GAF domain-containing sensor histidine kinase, whose protein sequence is MPDDAHDRRQFDVDARGTLDALAAPVVAFDADGRLRYYNDAALDLAGDAAALADAHVADVFGAVTLATLRDAVDGPSLNAVFAGADSRTPVELRVSRRSDDDGLVVVAQERAGDSQLVADPDGVIDRMTDAFFAVDRDWQFTYLNDEGRSIIEAAMVDAPEDGLVGTSIWDVIPAAVDTEFYDQYHEAMATQEPVAFESYYEPLDTWLSVHAYPSESGLSVYFRDVTERHQQEDRLRERERVLRDVHDITADTDLSFTEQVNALLDLGADVLGTDAGGLSHIQGDVYEFEAIRGDVDTQPGDTAALSATNCERTAATEQTLVMADVAADAPELTDKAGYSEWGISCYLGAPVFVDGDVYGTLCFYGKEPRREQFSEWEVTLVDLLSQWVSYGLTRRESRKRLEAQNERLEQFASIVSHDLKNPLSVLDGYLELAAETGDPDHITKCQETVDRMADLVDDLLALARAGDGVDDLQSEHLGDLAHRAWESVASGDAELTVDADATVLVDETRAVQLLTNLFQNSVEHGSTGPASQARQDAVEHGSTDDEVGVRVTVGLLDDGEGFYVEDDGPGIPEADRENVFDAGYSTNPDGTGFGLHIVAEVATAHGWGLNVTDSETGGARFEVSRVQFD, encoded by the coding sequence ATGCCCGACGACGCACACGACCGCCGGCAATTCGACGTCGACGCTCGCGGCACCCTCGACGCCCTCGCGGCGCCCGTGGTCGCGTTCGACGCGGACGGCCGCCTGCGGTACTACAACGACGCCGCCCTCGACCTCGCGGGCGACGCCGCCGCGCTCGCTGACGCCCACGTCGCCGACGTGTTCGGCGCCGTCACGCTGGCGACCCTCCGCGACGCTGTTGACGGGCCGTCCCTGAACGCGGTGTTTGCCGGTGCTGACAGTCGGACGCCAGTCGAACTCCGCGTGTCGCGGCGGTCCGACGACGACGGCCTCGTGGTCGTCGCACAGGAACGAGCCGGCGACAGTCAGCTAGTGGCGGACCCCGACGGCGTCATCGACCGGATGACGGACGCGTTCTTCGCCGTCGACCGCGACTGGCAGTTCACGTACCTCAACGACGAGGGCAGGTCGATTATCGAGGCCGCGATGGTCGACGCGCCCGAGGACGGCCTCGTCGGCACGTCGATATGGGACGTGATTCCGGCCGCCGTCGACACGGAGTTCTACGACCAGTACCACGAGGCGATGGCGACGCAGGAACCGGTCGCGTTCGAGTCCTACTACGAACCGCTGGACACGTGGCTGTCCGTGCACGCTTACCCCTCCGAGAGCGGCCTGTCCGTCTACTTTCGGGACGTCACCGAACGCCACCAGCAGGAGGACCGCCTCCGCGAGCGCGAGCGCGTCCTCCGAGACGTCCACGACATCACGGCCGACACCGACCTGTCGTTCACCGAGCAAGTGAACGCGCTCCTCGACCTCGGCGCGGACGTCCTCGGCACAGACGCCGGCGGCCTCTCCCACATCCAGGGCGACGTCTACGAGTTCGAAGCGATTCGCGGCGACGTCGACACCCAACCCGGGGACACCGCGGCGCTATCCGCGACGAACTGCGAGCGCACCGCCGCCACCGAGCAGACGCTCGTCATGGCGGATGTCGCCGCCGACGCCCCGGAACTCACGGACAAGGCGGGCTACAGCGAGTGGGGTATCAGCTGTTACCTCGGCGCGCCCGTCTTCGTCGACGGCGACGTCTACGGCACGCTGTGCTTCTACGGCAAGGAACCGCGCCGCGAGCAGTTCTCCGAGTGGGAGGTGACGCTCGTCGACCTGCTCAGTCAGTGGGTCAGCTACGGCCTCACCCGCCGCGAGTCCCGCAAACGCCTCGAAGCCCAGAACGAGCGCTTGGAGCAGTTCGCGTCCATCGTCTCCCACGACCTCAAGAACCCCCTGAGCGTGCTCGACGGCTACCTCGAATTGGCCGCCGAGACCGGCGACCCCGACCACATCACGAAGTGCCAAGAGACCGTCGACCGCATGGCGGACCTCGTCGACGACCTGCTGGCGCTGGCGCGCGCCGGCGACGGCGTCGACGACCTCCAGTCCGAGCACCTCGGCGACCTCGCGCACCGCGCGTGGGAGTCGGTCGCCAGCGGCGACGCCGAACTCACCGTCGACGCCGACGCCACCGTACTCGTCGACGAGACCCGCGCCGTCCAACTGCTCACGAACCTCTTCCAGAACTCTGTGGAACACGGTTCCACGGGCCCTGCCTCGCAGGCCCGGCAGGACGCTGTCGAGCACGGCTCCACGGACGACGAGGTGGGCGTCAGGGTCACCGTCGGCTTACTCGACGACGGTGAGGGCTTCTACGTCGAGGACGACGGCCCGGGAATCCCCGAGGCCGACCGCGAGAACGTCTTCGACGCGGGCTACTCCACGAACCCGGACGGCACCGGGTTCGGCCTCCACATCGTCGCGGAAGTCGCGACCGCCCACGGCTGGGGTCTCAACGTTACCGACAGCGAGACGGGCGGCGCGCGCTTCGAAGTCAGTCGCGTCCAGTTCGACTGA
- a CDS encoding plastocyanin/azurin family copper-binding protein: MRDRTRRDVLRATAGIGATATLAGCLGGGSSSGEVEALDAPEGTEVVEVGPDGSYVFAPAELSISTGTTVRFVWLSGTHNVAVTSQPADADWSGHETIEGRGFSFEFTFEVPGRYEYVCTPHRTQGMTGAIVVEE, from the coding sequence ATGCGAGACCGAACGCGACGCGACGTACTGCGCGCGACCGCAGGCATCGGCGCGACGGCCACGCTCGCCGGCTGTCTCGGCGGTGGCTCCAGCAGCGGCGAGGTCGAAGCCCTCGACGCCCCGGAGGGAACAGAAGTCGTGGAAGTCGGCCCCGACGGCAGCTACGTTTTCGCCCCCGCCGAACTCAGTATCTCGACGGGGACGACCGTGCGCTTCGTCTGGCTGTCGGGGACGCACAACGTCGCCGTGACGAGTCAGCCTGCCGACGCGGACTGGTCGGGCCACGAAACTATCGAGGGGCGCGGGTTCTCCTTCGAGTTCACGTTCGAGGTCCCGGGCCGCTACGAGTACGTCTGCACCCCGCACCGAACGCAGGGGATGACCGGCGCAATCGTCGTCGAGGAGTAG
- a CDS encoding aminotransferase class III-fold pyridoxal phosphate-dependent enzyme, with the protein MDRETAEPSVRSLPGEKAQQWVDYHHEHAAPSTYVYEFVWDITEEAIGPFCTDVDGNVLMDFTSHVAAAPFGYNNPKIMDRLAEFDVVDPSKIAGQDFYASGGWPPEDADVPTSTQLLHRLTDITEEYGLDQVFLSNTGAEAIENAIKICYANGGHRAFTFDGAFHGRTLGALSLNRSKTVHRRGYPEIGGVVSVPYCSCEGACDCGWKTNGPGGNAIADKLHPERGVVDPEEVAYLVLEPQQGEGGYRVPSDEFADDIAEIQETYDIPVIADEIQSGLGRTGELWGVDHTSIDPDVITSAKGLRVGATVANEDLFPDETGRLSSTWGAGDLLAAAQGVATIDAITSDGLLDNVTERGRQAKEILADDAPEFVDDVRGNGLMLGVEFDTKDRREAAVKACLERGLLLLGCGHKTLRLLPPLDVTEREIDLAVGVFLDALDDSKVTRAGPSGGHSDDVQ; encoded by the coding sequence ATGGACAGGGAGACCGCCGAGCCGAGCGTCCGCAGCCTTCCCGGCGAGAAAGCCCAGCAGTGGGTCGACTACCACCACGAGCACGCCGCCCCCAGCACGTACGTCTACGAGTTCGTCTGGGACATCACCGAGGAGGCCATCGGCCCGTTCTGCACGGACGTCGACGGCAACGTCCTCATGGACTTCACGAGCCACGTCGCGGCCGCGCCGTTCGGCTACAACAACCCCAAGATTATGGACCGCTTGGCGGAGTTCGACGTCGTCGACCCCTCCAAGATTGCGGGCCAGGACTTCTACGCGAGCGGCGGCTGGCCACCCGAGGACGCCGACGTGCCGACGTCGACGCAGCTGCTCCACCGGCTCACGGACATCACCGAGGAGTACGGCCTCGACCAGGTCTTCCTCTCGAACACGGGCGCAGAGGCCATCGAGAACGCCATCAAGATCTGTTACGCGAACGGCGGCCACCGCGCGTTCACGTTCGACGGCGCGTTCCACGGCCGCACGCTCGGCGCGCTCTCCCTGAACCGCTCGAAGACCGTCCACCGCCGCGGCTACCCCGAAATCGGCGGCGTCGTCTCCGTGCCGTACTGCTCCTGTGAGGGCGCTTGCGACTGCGGGTGGAAGACAAACGGTCCCGGCGGGAACGCCATCGCGGACAAACTCCACCCCGAGCGCGGCGTCGTCGACCCCGAAGAAGTGGCGTACCTCGTCCTCGAACCCCAGCAGGGCGAGGGCGGCTACCGCGTCCCGAGCGACGAGTTCGCCGACGACATCGCCGAGATTCAGGAGACGTACGACATCCCCGTCATCGCCGACGAGATTCAGTCCGGTCTCGGCCGCACGGGCGAACTCTGGGGCGTCGACCACACCAGCATTGACCCCGACGTCATCACCTCCGCGAAGGGTCTGCGCGTGGGCGCGACCGTCGCCAACGAGGACCTCTTCCCCGACGAGACCGGCCGCCTCTCCTCGACGTGGGGCGCGGGCGACCTGCTCGCGGCCGCGCAGGGCGTCGCCACCATCGACGCCATCACCAGCGACGGCCTCCTCGACAACGTCACCGAGCGCGGCCGGCAGGCCAAGGAGATTCTCGCCGACGACGCGCCCGAGTTCGTCGATGACGTGCGCGGGAACGGCCTGATGCTCGGCGTCGAGTTCGACACCAAGGACCGCCGCGAAGCCGCCGTGAAAGCGTGCCTGGAGCGCGGGCTGCTGTTGCTCGGCTGCGGCCACAAGACGCTGCGGCTGCTCCCGCCGCTGGACGTCACGGAGCGAGAAATCGACCTCGCGGTGGGCGTCTTCCTCGACGCCCTCGACGATTCGAAGGTCACGCGCGCCGGGCCGTCAGGCGGCCACAGCGACGACGTGCAGTAG
- a CDS encoding MgtC/SapB family protein, which yields MPGVIESLANAPVDSRVVRLALSVALGLFIGLEREWSQKAAGIRTFALVSVLATIFTQVDTERCADAAGVCPPYLSGVGAVFVIVVAGVLMVSGMRDEDEGLHLTTAVSLMVAYGVGVLVAVDAVLPATVVAVTSSVLLVFKRELHGFAWGLSRQELRSTFEFAILAFVVYPLLPAGTVAVGSGQYAVEIEPRVVWLMVVFVAGIGIVNYVVVKTYGGRGIAVTGFFGGLASSTAVVGTMLDHVGERAETASYAVAGVLLANAAMALRNLLIVVVFTLSTGVLVAATVPLVVIVVGCIGVAAATADWSTRVEMDLESPFSMRNALAFGAMFLVVVVAGGLAQTQFGSAGLYATAILSGLVSSAGATTSAIVLYRTGAISGTAATVAVLLATASSIGVKVALTATSDNRSFAYRVAGYSTALLVAGGVATAVVAF from the coding sequence GTGCCCGGAGTCATCGAGTCGCTGGCGAACGCCCCCGTGGACAGCCGCGTGGTCCGCCTCGCGCTGTCCGTCGCGCTCGGCCTGTTCATCGGACTGGAGCGCGAGTGGTCCCAGAAGGCCGCCGGCATCCGCACGTTCGCGCTCGTCAGCGTCCTCGCGACCATCTTCACCCAGGTGGACACGGAGCGGTGCGCGGACGCCGCGGGCGTCTGTCCGCCGTACCTCTCGGGCGTCGGCGCGGTGTTCGTCATCGTCGTCGCGGGCGTGCTGATGGTCTCGGGGATGCGCGACGAGGACGAGGGCCTCCACCTGACGACCGCCGTGAGCCTGATGGTGGCGTACGGCGTCGGCGTGCTCGTCGCCGTCGATGCGGTGCTCCCGGCGACAGTCGTCGCCGTCACGAGTTCCGTCCTGCTGGTGTTCAAGCGCGAACTCCACGGGTTCGCGTGGGGGCTCTCCCGGCAGGAACTGCGCTCGACGTTCGAGTTCGCGATTCTGGCGTTCGTCGTCTATCCGCTGCTGCCAGCCGGCACCGTCGCGGTCGGGTCGGGGCAGTACGCGGTCGAAATCGAGCCGCGCGTCGTCTGGCTGATGGTCGTGTTCGTGGCGGGCATCGGCATCGTGAACTACGTCGTCGTGAAGACGTACGGCGGCCGCGGCATCGCCGTCACGGGCTTCTTCGGCGGGTTGGCGTCCTCGACGGCGGTCGTCGGGACGATGCTCGACCACGTCGGTGAGCGCGCTGAGACGGCGTCGTACGCCGTCGCGGGCGTCTTGTTGGCGAACGCCGCGATGGCGCTCCGGAACCTCCTCATCGTCGTCGTGTTCACGCTCTCGACGGGGGTGCTGGTGGCCGCAACGGTCCCGCTCGTCGTCATCGTCGTCGGCTGCATCGGCGTCGCGGCGGCCACCGCGGACTGGTCGACGCGCGTCGAGATGGACTTGGAGAGCCCGTTCTCGATGCGGAACGCGCTCGCGTTCGGCGCGATGTTCCTCGTCGTCGTGGTCGCCGGCGGGCTCGCACAGACCCAGTTCGGCTCCGCCGGCCTCTACGCGACCGCGATTCTCTCCGGACTCGTGTCGAGCGCCGGCGCGACCACCTCCGCCATCGTGCTCTACCGCACGGGCGCGATTTCGGGGACGGCCGCGACTGTCGCCGTGCTGCTGGCGACCGCCTCCTCCATCGGCGTGAAGGTCGCGCTCACCGCGACCAGCGACAACCGGTCGTTCGCGTACCGCGTCGCGGGGTACAGCACGGCCCTGCTCGTCGCGGGCGGCGTCGCGACCGCTGTCGTCGCGTTCTGA
- a CDS encoding AI-2E family transporter has translation MDVNRGRLAWWVVAAVLAGALAFTVYSFLGTFVLGVFVYYATRPVYRRLERWIPRPTIRAVVALVTLALPAMLVVAYTTAVGLQELDQFVDAQNADLGQVGALLDPYFDVSGIVQDPQAFLNQPSVQEALTASASNALEYVGFLGTLFIHLFAVVIVAFYLLRDDHRLGGWFQRRFTDGNGVAEAYARAVDSDLSTVFFGNIVFAFATGVIAAVSYTALDALSPAGIAIPYPVLFGLITGIASLVPVVGIKLVWMPLAGWLALVAFQHGTGYVFVAAFVGVAAVVVDFIPDLLLRPYVSGRDIHLGLVILSYVFGPLLWGWYGLFLGPLVLVFVVHFTRLVLPELLAGEEISPAALGGDVVTASDGEQTAASESDESEEA, from the coding sequence ATGGACGTCAACCGTGGTCGACTCGCGTGGTGGGTGGTCGCTGCCGTACTCGCCGGCGCGCTCGCGTTCACCGTTTACTCGTTCCTCGGGACGTTCGTGCTCGGGGTGTTCGTCTACTACGCGACGCGGCCCGTCTACCGCCGCCTCGAACGGTGGATTCCCCGGCCGACGATTCGCGCCGTAGTAGCGCTCGTGACGCTCGCGCTCCCCGCGATGCTGGTCGTCGCGTACACGACGGCGGTCGGCCTGCAGGAACTCGACCAGTTCGTCGACGCGCAGAACGCCGACCTCGGGCAGGTCGGCGCGCTCCTCGACCCGTACTTCGACGTTTCTGGTATCGTGCAGGACCCGCAGGCGTTCCTGAACCAGCCGTCCGTACAGGAGGCGCTGACGGCGTCCGCGAGCAACGCCTTGGAGTACGTCGGCTTCCTCGGCACGCTGTTCATCCACCTGTTCGCGGTGGTCATCGTGGCGTTCTACCTGCTCCGCGACGACCACCGTCTCGGCGGCTGGTTCCAGCGCCGATTCACGGACGGCAACGGCGTCGCGGAGGCGTACGCGCGGGCGGTCGACAGCGACCTCTCGACGGTGTTCTTCGGGAACATCGTCTTCGCGTTCGCCACCGGCGTCATCGCCGCGGTGTCGTACACGGCGCTGGACGCGCTCTCGCCCGCAGGCATCGCCATCCCCTATCCCGTGTTGTTCGGGCTCATCACGGGCATCGCGAGCCTCGTCCCGGTGGTCGGCATCAAACTCGTGTGGATGCCGCTGGCGGGGTGGCTCGCGCTCGTCGCGTTCCAGCACGGGACGGGGTACGTGTTCGTGGCGGCGTTCGTCGGCGTCGCGGCCGTCGTCGTGGACTTCATTCCCGACTTGCTGTTGCGCCCGTACGTCTCCGGGCGGGACATCCACCTCGGTCTGGTGATTCTGTCGTACGTCTTCGGGCCGCTGCTGTGGGGCTGGTACGGGCTGTTCCTCGGCCCGCTCGTACTCGTGTTCGTCGTCCACTTCACGAGGCTCGTGCTCCCGGAACTGCTGGCGGGCGAGGAGATCTCGCCGGCCGCGCTCGGCGGCGACGTCGTGACCGCCAGCGACGGCGAGCAGACCGCTGCCTCCGAATCCGACGAAAGCGAGGAGGCGTAG
- a CDS encoding PadR family transcriptional regulator: protein MYDLTGFQRDLLYVVAGLDEPHGLAIKEELEEYYESEIHHGRLYPNLDTLVDKGLVDKGQLDQRTNYYTLTRRGRREIAARREWEQQYVDLD, encoded by the coding sequence ATGTACGACCTGACAGGGTTCCAGCGTGACCTCCTCTACGTCGTCGCCGGACTGGACGAGCCACACGGCCTCGCCATCAAGGAAGAACTCGAGGAGTACTACGAGTCTGAGATTCACCACGGCCGACTCTACCCCAACCTCGACACCCTCGTCGACAAGGGCCTCGTCGACAAGGGCCAACTCGACCAGCGAACCAACTACTACACGCTCACCCGCCGCGGCCGCCGCGAAATCGCCGCGCGCCGCGAGTGGGAACAGCAGTACGTCGACCTCGACTAA
- a CDS encoding helix-turn-helix transcriptional regulator, which produces MAGVDTHDLADVSPTAWRLLRVAADFSQRDVERAVADLRQAHVSMLESGNRGLSVERLHELFDLYVAELDDEQVEVLVEHF; this is translated from the coding sequence ATGGCCGGCGTGGACACCCACGACCTCGCAGACGTCTCGCCGACAGCGTGGCGCCTCCTCCGCGTCGCCGCCGACTTCAGCCAGCGCGACGTCGAACGAGCGGTGGCGGACCTGCGGCAGGCCCACGTCTCGATGCTGGAGAGCGGGAACCGCGGCCTCTCCGTCGAGCGACTGCACGAACTCTTCGACCTGTACGTGGCCGAACTCGACGACGAACAGGTGGAGGTTCTCGTCGAGCACTTCTGA
- a CDS encoding DASS family sodium-coupled anion symporter, whose translation MIQMDVRSARGRLAVFALALAVTAAIALAPTPEGLALEGKYAIATMAFAGVLWVTGALPLAVTALSIPALLTAFGVFGDLDEALAPFADHLIFLFIAGFMLANALQKYDIDRRIALYIMARMGSSPRKLILAVMVATALLSMWVSNTATSAMMTPIAVGVLAQVVGRDELTEAGDGDATTNVQVATLLGTAYGASVGGVGTLIGTPPNAVVAGVLNDQLGYEIGFADWLLIGLPIVVVTLPLVWYVLTYWLYPPEIEDVSGAREEARRYLREEGELSTRGRRVAYIFTATAGLWVLGGLGGPVWWLFETVGLSADTANVLHTTLFGGSGPTLFGTEGGYQGLLYYVMVGLYAIPTLVLADTTEWEDLVDIDWGTILLFGGGLSLASGFANSGATRWIAESIFSSLTGLPIVAIVAAVVLLVIFLTEMTSNTATATIIVPVLVSIGGILAATLGLAEESAAIFLAVSGAIAASFAFALPVATPPNAIVFGSGYLEQRDMMRAGVVLNFLMTAVLTVVIWLLFQFVWPMFLW comes from the coding sequence ATGATACAGATGGACGTTCGTTCGGCTCGCGGACGGCTCGCGGTGTTCGCGCTCGCGCTCGCGGTCACCGCCGCCATCGCGCTCGCACCGACCCCCGAAGGACTCGCGCTCGAAGGGAAGTACGCCATCGCCACGATGGCGTTCGCCGGCGTGCTCTGGGTGACCGGCGCGCTTCCGCTCGCGGTCACGGCGCTCTCGATTCCCGCGCTGCTCACCGCGTTCGGCGTGTTCGGCGACCTCGACGAGGCGCTGGCGCCGTTCGCCGACCACCTCATCTTCCTGTTCATCGCGGGGTTCATGCTCGCGAACGCGCTCCAGAAGTACGACATCGACCGCCGCATCGCGCTGTACATCATGGCGCGCATGGGATCCAGCCCCCGCAAACTCATCCTCGCGGTGATGGTCGCCACCGCCCTCCTCTCGATGTGGGTGTCGAACACCGCCACCTCCGCGATGATGACGCCCATCGCCGTCGGCGTCCTCGCGCAAGTCGTCGGCCGCGACGAACTCACGGAAGCCGGCGACGGTGACGCCACGACGAACGTCCAAGTCGCGACGCTGCTCGGGACCGCGTACGGCGCCAGCGTCGGCGGCGTCGGCACGCTCATCGGCACCCCGCCGAACGCCGTCGTCGCGGGCGTCCTCAACGACCAACTCGGCTACGAAATCGGGTTCGCCGACTGGCTGCTCATCGGCCTCCCCATCGTCGTCGTGACGCTCCCGCTCGTCTGGTACGTGCTCACGTACTGGCTCTACCCACCGGAAATCGAAGACGTCAGCGGCGCCCGCGAGGAAGCGCGCCGCTACCTCCGCGAGGAGGGCGAACTGAGCACGCGCGGTCGCCGCGTCGCGTACATCTTCACCGCGACCGCCGGCCTATGGGTTCTGGGCGGCCTCGGCGGCCCCGTCTGGTGGCTCTTCGAGACCGTCGGCCTGAGCGCCGACACCGCGAACGTCCTCCACACCACGCTGTTCGGCGGTAGCGGTCCGACCCTCTTCGGCACCGAAGGCGGCTACCAGGGCCTGCTCTACTACGTCATGGTCGGCCTCTACGCCATCCCCACGCTCGTCCTCGCGGACACCACGGAGTGGGAGGACCTCGTGGACATCGACTGGGGGACGATTCTCCTCTTCGGCGGCGGCCTCTCGCTGGCGTCCGGGTTCGCGAACAGCGGCGCCACGCGGTGGATTGCCGAATCCATCTTCAGTTCGCTCACCGGCCTCCCCATCGTCGCCATCGTCGCCGCCGTCGTCCTGCTCGTCATCTTCCTCACGGAGATGACCTCCAACACCGCCACCGCCACCATCATCGTGCCCGTGCTCGTCTCCATCGGCGGCATCCTCGCCGCGACGCTCGGGCTCGCCGAGGAGTCCGCTGCCATCTTCCTCGCGGTGAGCGGTGCCATCGCCGCGAGCTTCGCGTTCGCGCTCCCGGTGGCGACGCCGCCCAACGCCATCGTGTTCGGCTCCGGCTACCTCGAACAGCGGGACATGATGCGCGCCGGCGTCGTCCTCAACTTCCTCATGACCGCGGTGCTGACGGTGGTCATCTGGTTGCTGTTCCAGTTCGTCTGGCCGATGTTCCTCTGGTAG
- a CDS encoding DUF1028 domain-containing protein, with product MTFSIVARDPETDAVGVAVQSKFVGVGAVVPFASADAGAIATQSFANVAYGPDGLDLLREGHSADEVVEQLTDEDEDAPERQVGIVEAPASTARQTESDDVVGQAGSVAAFTGEECFDHASDRQGENYTVQGNILENRETVDAMADTFEETEGGLPEKLIAALHAGNEAGGDQRGEQSAALYVAKPEGGYDGGNDRWIDVRVDDHDAPIDELERVFRVYDVTLLEREDPDEYRELDGETAEAVGSALADLGFYDGTPSGEFGDDARDALEAFRGMNNFENHDLATLEDALARGWSDADGDGEDKLVNAIWHGLSRLDRQ from the coding sequence ATGACGTTCTCCATCGTTGCGCGCGACCCCGAGACCGACGCGGTCGGGGTCGCCGTCCAGTCGAAGTTCGTCGGCGTGGGCGCGGTCGTCCCGTTCGCGAGCGCGGACGCCGGCGCAATCGCCACGCAGAGTTTCGCGAACGTGGCGTACGGCCCCGACGGCCTCGACTTGCTCCGCGAGGGCCACTCCGCTGACGAGGTGGTCGAGCAGTTGACTGACGAGGACGAGGACGCCCCCGAGCGCCAAGTGGGCATCGTGGAAGCACCTGCTTCCACGGCCCGTCAGACGGAGTCTGACGATGTCGTCGGGCAGGCCGGCTCCGTCGCGGCGTTCACCGGCGAGGAGTGCTTCGACCACGCCAGCGACCGGCAGGGCGAGAACTACACCGTCCAGGGGAATATTCTGGAGAACCGAGAGACAGTGGACGCGATGGCGGACACGTTCGAGGAGACCGAGGGAGGTCTCCCGGAGAAACTGATTGCGGCGCTGCACGCGGGCAACGAGGCGGGCGGCGACCAGCGCGGCGAGCAGTCCGCGGCGCTGTACGTCGCCAAACCCGAGGGCGGCTACGACGGCGGGAACGACCGCTGGATAGACGTCCGCGTGGACGACCACGACGCGCCCATCGACGAACTGGAGCGCGTGTTCCGCGTCTACGACGTGACGCTGCTCGAACGCGAGGACCCAGACGAGTACCGCGAACTCGACGGCGAGACGGCCGAAGCCGTCGGAAGCGCGCTCGCCGACCTCGGGTTCTACGACGGGACGCCCTCCGGGGAGTTCGGCGACGACGCTCGCGACGCGCTCGAAGCGTTCCGCGGGATGAACAACTTCGAGAACCACGACCTCGCCACGCTCGAAGACGCGCTCGCTCGCGGGTGGAGCGACGCCGACGGGGACGGCGAGGACAAACTCGTGAACGCCATCTGGCACGGGCTCTCGCGCCTCGACCGGCAGTGA
- a CDS encoding S9 family peptidase encodes MAPESNPVRAVAREFAASVGEGDPADAADLLSETGTEEAVESFPEEFQQGELDAEAALREYHRGLYGQYGDFEGVETVAAEADCAIVELGFEDGAQTLELGVEDGSVADLCFPTSYAPPLYADCNAFAERDVTVDADDATLNGNLAVPEGDGPFPGVVLVHGAGIHDPDGTVGATKILRDFAWGLATDGVAVLRYEKRLRDHDVPDEAFTLDNVVVDDAVAAVDELAAADAVAEDALFVAGHSQGGMAAPGVAERHGNVAGVVNLDGPADPVFDPEDVDILKYEFEPDGDLDEEQAAQLEVQEEAARRIAAGDYEVDETLWSRPGAWHDSVADYDPREALRRADCPVFAAKPYRVDEDRQPELTEWARQGYEAWRDADLPSGSRTERYEGLGHYFQEGYAPSSMLSLYFGGNAAEFVVHDVAEWVETIADA; translated from the coding sequence ATGGCCCCCGAAAGCAACCCGGTCCGCGCCGTCGCCCGCGAGTTCGCGGCCAGCGTGGGCGAGGGCGACCCCGCCGATGCCGCCGACCTGCTCTCCGAGACGGGCACCGAGGAAGCCGTCGAGTCGTTCCCCGAGGAGTTCCAGCAAGGCGAACTGGACGCCGAAGCAGCGCTCCGGGAGTACCACCGCGGCCTCTACGGACAGTACGGCGACTTCGAGGGTGTGGAGACGGTGGCCGCCGAGGCCGACTGCGCCATCGTCGAACTCGGCTTCGAGGACGGCGCACAGACGCTCGAACTCGGCGTCGAGGATGGGTCGGTCGCGGACCTCTGCTTCCCGACGTCGTACGCGCCGCCGCTGTACGCCGACTGCAACGCGTTCGCGGAGCGGGACGTGACTGTCGACGCCGACGACGCGACGCTGAACGGCAACCTCGCCGTGCCGGAGGGCGACGGCCCGTTCCCCGGCGTCGTACTCGTCCACGGCGCGGGCATCCACGACCCGGACGGGACGGTCGGCGCGACGAAGATTCTCCGGGACTTCGCTTGGGGACTGGCGACCGACGGCGTCGCCGTCCTCCGGTACGAGAAGCGCCTCCGGGACCACGACGTTCCGGACGAGGCGTTCACGCTCGACAACGTGGTCGTCGACGACGCCGTCGCCGCCGTCGACGAACTCGCGGCGGCGGACGCGGTGGCCGAGGATGCGCTGTTCGTGGCCGGCCACAGTCAGGGCGGGATGGCCGCGCCCGGAGTCGCCGAGCGCCACGGCAACGTCGCGGGCGTCGTCAACCTCGACGGGCCCGCCGACCCCGTCTTCGACCCCGAGGACGTGGACATCCTCAAGTACGAGTTCGAACCGGACGGCGACCTCGACGAGGAGCAGGCGGCCCAACTCGAAGTCCAGGAGGAGGCCGCACGCCGCATCGCAGCGGGCGACTACGAGGTCGATGAGACGCTGTGGAGTCGCCCGGGCGCGTGGCACGACAGCGTCGCGGACTACGACCCGCGCGAAGCCCTGCGGCGCGCCGACTGCCCGGTGTTCGCGGCGAAACCGTATCGCGTCGACGAGGACCGCCAGCCGGAACTGACGGAGTGGGCGCGACAGGGCTACGAGGCGTGGCGCGACGCCGACCTTCCATCGGGGAGCCGCACCGAGCGCTACGAGGGACTCGGCCACTACTTCCAGGAGGGGTACGCGCCGTCGTCGATGCTCTCCCTGTACTTCGGCGGGAACGCCGCCGAGTTCGTCGTCCACGACGTCGCCGAATGGGTCGAAACCATCGCGGACGCGTAG